The following DNA comes from Candidatus Stoquefichus sp. SB1.
ATCTAAAATAATCCGATATCCTGCTTGTAATTGATCTAAAACCTCTACAGATTCACTATAACTTCTAATCTTATATATGATTTCCTTCACTTTTATTCCTCCTCAAATAAAGCTCTTCCAATTCTCACCATCGTTGCTCCTTCTTCTAAAGCAATCTTATAATCCTGAGACATTCCCATAGATAACTCATTGAGTGGATAATGAGGATAAGCCTCTTTTAAACGCTCTAATAACTCCTTTGTTTTCTTAAAATAAATACGTGTTTCTTCTACTTCAATATTAGGAGCCATCATCATTAAACCATCTACAATTAAAGAAGAACAGCCATTCACATATGCCATAACATCATTCATTTCCTCTTCATTAAATCCATGTTTACTTTCTTCCTTAGCAATATTAACTTGAAGTAAAATATGAACCTTCATATTTCTTTTCATTGCCTGTTTCTCTAATTCATCAATCAAATGATAACTATTTACAGAATGAATCAATTCAACCTTATCAATAATATATTTCACTTTATTCTTTTGTAAAGTTCCTATAAAATGCCAATGACCTTGACCATGATACTTTTCATATTTATCCAAAAAAGGCTGAACTCTATTTTCACCATAATATAAACAACCACATTTCTCTAATTCTTCAATTGCTTTTTCATCTACATATTTTGTTGCTGCAATCAGCTTTGCTGGTTTTATTTCTTCTAATATCTCTTCAACTGCTTGTTTATTGACTTTCATATCTTCACCTTCCATAGCAATATTATATAACTTTTTGATAATTTTTCTATAATTTTATGTCATAATCAAAAAGAGTTCACATATATATGTTATGATATAAACAACAAAATGGGGTGATAAAACAATGAATGATTTATTAGAAAGATATTTAGGAGCTGTTTGTTCTTATTTTCTAGGACCTAAAAAACATGTCGTCTATAACGATTTAAAATCTCAAATACAAGCATATGCTCATCAATACGATGACTTAGAAGATTTATTAGTCAGTTATGGACATCCCAGGAGTGTAGCCTTAACCTATGGATATAGACCCCTTATCCAACATCTCTTTAATCCAAAAATCGTCAGTTTTGTTGAAAGAATTGTCTTTTTTGTTTCAGGATGTTACCTATTTTTTTCAACCCTATATTATCTTGAACAATTTAACTGTTTACCATTTCAATCAACACAACATGTCGTATCAACCCTCAATATGTCAACAATACTAACATGGATATTATCTCATCCATTTCATATCATGGGAGGCATTGCAATCACTTCCATTGTTGTTTTGATAAGTTTAGATCAAAAACACCCCATATCTCAAGAAATAGATCCTGCCTGGTCATTACAAAAACTCTATGACTTACCCCATCAATCACATTACCCTAGTCACATAGCAGAAACACTTTTTATGACTATATTTACTCTGTTCTTTACTTGTTATGCTATCTTCTTTACAAGAGATATCATTATCCAAATTCAACACGAATCCTATCAAATGATTCATCTCATGACATATTTCTTTCAACCATTCATCATGATTATCTTCTTTGACTATATCATCGATATGACAAAAAAAATATATACAAAAAAATACTTAAAATATAGTACCCTCATTAATCTCTTTACCCTTACAGCCCTTTCAATATTTGTTATTAACTCATCATTTCTACAAGATTACTTACTTCCCCTTAATATTAACTGGAATTATACATTCGTTAATATATTTATCATAGGTGCTCTTGTTATGATATACATTATCTCACTTTATAAATTACTACGAAATCTAAAATCATATCGTTCTCTCTTTAGAAAATAGGACACGACTATCAAGCCGTGTCCTTTATCAATTCTTTTTTCTCTTCCCATCTTGTCTTAATTATTTTATTAATCAAAAAGATAACTGCTAACTCACCATAATATATAAAACCAAACTCACTCTTTAAAAACAAAAATACCTTTCCAATAAAAGGAATATGCATAACATATCTACCTATAATATCACTTCTCTTTGTCTCATAATTATCATAAAAATCCTTACCCTCAGCTTGTGTTCTATAATAAGTATTCCCATCATTTCCTATCTGTGTCTCTCTAAAATAATGAGTCAACAAAATATTATCACCAAACCTATTCGCCTTAAATGTAACAATCGTATCAGGTTCAATAGTCTCCTCAACAGGTATCAATTTTGTTAAAACTAAAGAAAAAGTCGGTATTCTTGGTTCCATACTATCCGTCATAACAGTATAAAGACGATATCCTGTTAATTGTGTAACCTTATCAGGAAAATACACAATCAATGCAAAACAAAACACCAATTCAACCATCAATATCTTATGAAACATTGATAACATTCGTTTAGCACATCTCACAATATCGCCTCCTTATCTATTGATTAAAAAAACCGTCAAAAGACGGTTTTTTTATTATTTAAGTGTAGCTACCACAGTTAAATTAGCTCCATTTAACTCATCATATGTTGCTCCAGAATCTGCTTTATTTGTTACAGTAATTGTATATTTTTCTTTTGAAGAAGTTGATGGATTAGATACCTTTCCATCAGTTACCAGTTGACTCTCACTATCTTTTATAACAAAATCCACTTTACCACTAATATCGTTACCACTAGAAGTTTTAAGTGTTGGAACGATTTCTAATGATGTTGCTAAACTATCATCATTATTAATTGCAAAAGTTACTGGTACATCAATTGTTGCCTCTGCATTTAATGTATAATCAGCTTTTATAGGATTAGTTATTTCTTCAGTAATTGTTACAGGTTTACGAAAAGTCAAACTAGCAGTACCAGTTGCTTCCGTTTGATCCCATGCTGCAAATGTGAAAGCTGATGTTGCTACGATAGCACCAGCTGTAGCTAATGAAAGTATTGTACTTTTTTTCATAATATTTTTTCCTCCTCTATTATAGTTATGAATATAGTATATATCCGTCTTTTTTATACACTTATATTCTATAGCAAAAATAGAGTTTTGTATAATACTTAGTTTATCATATCTAGTTATGTGTTTTTTGATATACCTACATGTTTTCGTAAGTATTTTTAACCATATTAAGAAATGTGACTCCGGCATCAGAGAGAATCTCTCTTTTTCTTTTAATAATAACAAAGTTCTTTTGGATATTACATCTTTCAAAAGGTATGCTTTTGATATGAGAATATTTAAGTTCTTCGATTTGCCACTTGTTTCCTAACATGAATGCGTCTGTATGATTGATCATATTAATCATTGCATGATAGTTACTCATTGTAATGGTTTTTTGAAATGATGAGAGAGGTGTTTTATCAATTGTGAGTGATAAATTGAGGTTTGAGAAGAAGTCATTTGGTAAATGGATATATGGATATGGGCATAACTCTGATGCATTGACTAATTCTTTTGATGCAAGTGGATGTTTTTCATTGACATGGACATAGAGTGGTCCTTCTCCTAATATATATACGGAAACTTCTTTGGTTTCTGCCATTTTCTTAAAGATGTTTAATTGGTAATTATTTAGAATTGTAATTCCTAATTCTGATTTTATATTGCTGACGTTGTCTAAGACTTCTTCAGCTGTTGTTTCAATAAGATGGATTTCTGTATCTGCACTATCCATATATTTGTAGAATTCTAGAATAAAATCATCTTTTAGAAAAATGGAATCAACTGATACAGATAATTTTCTATGAATGACTTCTTCTGATAAGTTTTTGAGTCTTTCTAAGACTTGAAATTGATTTAATATTGAACGTGCGTAATAATATAGCAATTGTCCTGTTGGTGTTAAACTGACACCTCTATTTGTCCTTATCAGCAATTCTTTGCCCATTTCTTCTTCTAAGGCATGAATAGAACGACTTAAATTAGGTTGTGATATATATAGTTTTTCTGCTGCTTTATTGATACTCCCACAATCAACAACCTCAATAAAATTTCGTAACTGCTCTTTTTTCATTGAATTCACCTTTCCCCTGGTTTTATTTTATTACATATATCCTTCATTCAAAGCAGTAAAAAAGTCTTTGGCTTCATCATGAATATTTGCTTTCTTGGTTGCCTCTATGACATACCATGTAAATTCGTAATCTTGTATTATAATTGGAATTCTTTTCCCTACTCTATTTAAGAAATAATCTTCTTCTATCAGTTGTTTTGCAACCTCTGTAACAACTTCTAACAGTTCATAATAACCAACAGGTCCTTTTCCAATATATCGCATGTGTTCATCATAACAATCATGATCTTCATAACCAATATTTTCAATTCCCTCTTGTTTATACCAGTCAAATAAAATTTCCATTGTTTCTTCATCTAAAATATCATACTCATCCATTTCTAAAAAAGCATAATTCCATCTATCTTCACTATATAAACCTTCATCTTCTCCAGAATAATTTTCTTTAAAAAACGTTTCATCGTTTTTTGAAATATTAAATTCTGAAATATTTGAATAATCTTTATATTCGTTACATTCATTTGAATATATGAAAAAACTGACTGAGTAAGAATCACTCAAATCCCAACTATCTAAAATGTTTTTTATTTTTTTATAAAGATATTCTTGTAAATTAATCATTTGTCCCCCCCATCGAACTCAACTTGACTGTTTCTTATTAAATTTTATCATAACTTATATGAAACGCAAACAGAAAAAAGATTTCTGTAGAAAATTATCAAAGTTTGAAAAAAGGCAGGTTTTCATAGATAAGGTAAATGAGATATAGTATAATGAGAGAAAGAAATGTAACCGTTATCATAAATATTATTTTGAAAAGAGGAATCATTATGTATCATGCTCAACTTAAAATTCGTTGTTTTCATGATGTTGATTTAAAACAAATTCTTTTGGGGTATGAGCCTAAAAAGAATTTTTCACATCTTGTTGAAGAATATGATTGTTTTTATCCTGAAATCATAGCAACAAGTGATATATTAATTGTTAAAATGGAACAATTGAATATATCTGATATACAGTCTTATAAAAAGAAAAATGCTTTATTGATTTTATGTGTAACATATGAACAATGGCAAAATTTATCTTCAGAAGTTTATGAGGTTATTGATGATATATGGGTTTTACCATGGTCAATTGATTTTTTAAAGTTGAGAATAAAACAAATTTTTCATCAAATTAAAGAAAGAAAAGATAAAGATTTACATGAACAATACTTGAATACACTTATTGATAGTATGCCAGATATGGTATGGTTTAAAGATAATGATGGGATTCATCTTAAAGTGAACAAGGCTTTTTGTCATACTGTTGGAAAGACTAGAGAAGATGTGACAGGTAAGGATCATTGTTATATATGGGATGTTCCTAAAGAGGAATTTGAAAAAGGTGAGTTTGTTTGTAATGAAACTGAAGATTTAGTAAGAAAGTTAAGAAAGACTTGTCGTTTTGATGAAAAAGTGAAAAGTAAAAAAGGATTGCGTCAATTCCATACTTATAAATCACCTATCTTTAATGAAGAGGGTGATGTTATTGGTACAGTGGGAATTGGTCATGATATTACTGATTTACAAAATATGAGTACTGAATTAGAAATTGTTTTAAGAAGTATGCCTTTTGCTATTTTAGTAAAAAATGATAAGAATGAAATTATTAATATTAATAAGAAGTTTGAAGAATATTTTCATGTTCATGAAATTGATTTAGTTGGTCATATGTATGATGAATGGAAAGCATCTGCATTAAAAGATATTATTGATTGTGGAGATTATTATCAATGTATTAACAAGTTAAATAATGAAAATCAGATCTTAGAATATCATATTGAACCTATATTTGATATTTTTGAAACTTTGGTTGGTCAACTTTGTATCTTTAGAGATATTACTGTTGAAACTAATCTTGAAAAACAGATTATTTGGAATTCTCATACTGACTTTATGACTGGTTTATATAATCGTCGTTATTTATATGAATATATGAATGAGCAACACAATCAACAAAGTCTTTGTTTACTTTATGTTGATTTAGATGAGTTTAAAAAGATTAATGATACTT
Coding sequences within:
- a CDS encoding sensor domain-containing diguanylate cyclase — translated: MYHAQLKIRCFHDVDLKQILLGYEPKKNFSHLVEEYDCFYPEIIATSDILIVKMEQLNISDIQSYKKKNALLILCVTYEQWQNLSSEVYEVIDDIWVLPWSIDFLKLRIKQIFHQIKERKDKDLHEQYLNTLIDSMPDMVWFKDNDGIHLKVNKAFCHTVGKTREDVTGKDHCYIWDVPKEEFEKGEFVCNETEDLVRKLRKTCRFDEKVKSKKGLRQFHTYKSPIFNEEGDVIGTVGIGHDITDLQNMSTELEIVLRSMPFAILVKNDKNEIININKKFEEYFHVHEIDLVGHMYDEWKASALKDIIDCGDYYQCINKLNNENQILEYHIEPIFDIFETLVGQLCIFRDITVETNLEKQIIWNSHTDFMTGLYNRRYLYEYMNEQHNQQSLCLLYVDLDEFKKINDTFGHQVGDTALLEATRILKDCFKNDFNARIGGDEFLVIIKNDVEKDIIEKKVQTCIKAFRDTMIPSIHQQLLSACIGITTHHGQNADLDELIKQADAALYKAKQLGKGHYCFYDTQINEDS
- a CDS encoding S24/S26 family peptidase, with translation MRCAKRMLSMFHKILMVELVFCFALIVYFPDKVTQLTGYRLYTVMTDSMEPRIPTFSLVLTKLIPVEETIEPDTIVTFKANRFGDNILLTHYFRETQIGNDGNTYYRTQAEGKDFYDNYETKRSDIIGRYVMHIPFIGKVFLFLKSEFGFIYYGELAVIFLINKIIKTRWEEKKELIKDTA
- a CDS encoding YggS family pyridoxal phosphate-dependent enzyme, producing the protein MEGEDMKVNKQAVEEILEEIKPAKLIAATKYVDEKAIEELEKCGCLYYGENRVQPFLDKYEKYHGQGHWHFIGTLQKNKVKYIIDKVELIHSVNSYHLIDELEKQAMKRNMKVHILLQVNIAKEESKHGFNEEEMNDVMAYVNGCSSLIVDGLMMMAPNIEVEETRIYFKKTKELLERLKEAYPHYPLNELSMGMSQDYKIALEEGATMVRIGRALFEEE
- a CDS encoding LysR family transcriptional regulator, which encodes MKKEQLRNFIEVVDCGSINKAAEKLYISQPNLSRSIHALEEEMGKELLIRTNRGVSLTPTGQLLYYYARSILNQFQVLERLKNLSEEVIHRKLSVSVDSIFLKDDFILEFYKYMDSADTEIHLIETTAEEVLDNVSNIKSELGITILNNYQLNIFKKMAETKEVSVYILGEGPLYVHVNEKHPLASKELVNASELCPYPYIHLPNDFFSNLNLSLTIDKTPLSSFQKTITMSNYHAMINMINHTDAFMLGNKWQIEELKYSHIKSIPFERCNIQKNFVIIKRKREILSDAGVTFLNMVKNTYENM